GACCGCGCTCGCCTACGGCTGCGAGGTCGATTTCAATGGGGTCTATCTGGAGGGCATCCGGGAGATCGGCGCGGTCGACATCTCCTTTGCCGATGAACTCGGCTACAAGATCAAGCTGCTGGGGGTCGCGGAGTCCGCTGACGGCGCCGTCTTTCAGCGCGTCCACCCCTGCCTCGTGGACAAGCGCGCGCCGATTGCCGGCGTCGACGGCGTCTTCAACGCCGTGGTCGCCGAGGGCGACTTCGTCGGCACGACGCTCTTCGAGGGGCGCGGGGCCGGCGGGCATCCCACGGCTTCCGCCGTTGCCGGCGACATCATCGACGTGGCGCGCGGACAGGCCCTGCCGACCTTCGCCGTTCCCGCCGACGCCCTGAAGCGCCTGCCCAGCAAGCCCATGAGCGAGCACTACGGCGCCTACTACCTGCGGCTCTCCTGCCTTGACGAGCCGGGGGTGATCGCGGACGTCACGGCGGCGCTTCGGGATTCCGGAATCTCCGTGGAATCGATGGTTCAGAGGGGCCGCGCGGAGAGCGACACCCACAGCGTGCCGGTGGTGATCACCACGCACGAAACGCTGGAGGCGCGCATGATGGAAGCCTTGCAGCGGATCGAGGCCATGGCGGCGGTCGTTGAGAAGCCGCGCCTCATTCGCATCGAATCGCTGTAAGAATAGAAGACCGAGTTTATGGAGAGAACTGGCGGGCCGTGAAGCGACGCCGGAACACCATCCAAGGAGTGAGCGGAAAAGCCATGTCGGAAGAAAACACCTGGACGGATCGCAATCTGGCGCTGGACCTCGTACGCGTGACCGAGGCGGCTGCGCTGGCGTCCTCTCACCTGATGGGACGGGGCGATGAGAAGGCGGCCGATCAGGCTGCGGTTAACGCCATGCGCGAGGTGCTGAATTCCCTGCCCATGGACGGCACCGTCGTTATCGGAGAAGGCGAGCGCGACGAGGCCCCGATGCTCTACATCGGCGAGAAGGTTGGCAGCGGCGGCCCGGAAGTGGACATCGCGCTCGACCCGCTGGAGGGCACCACCATCACCGCGCGCGGCGACAACAACGCTCTTGCGGTCATCGCCTTCGCGGAGAAGGGCGGCTTCCTGTACGCTCCCGACGTCTACATGGACAAGATCGCCGTCGGCGGCGGTCTGCCCGACGGCGTCGTGGACCTGGACGCCGAGCCGGCGGATAACCTGAAAGAGCTGGCCCAGGCCAAGAAGATGCGCGTTGAGGATCTGGCCGTTTGCATTCTGGACCGGCCGCGTCACCAGG
The nucleotide sequence above comes from Limibacillus sp.. Encoded proteins:
- a CDS encoding homoserine dehydrogenase, producing MTEQASKASNQPVLRLGIAGLGTVGTGLIELIEAQGDLIEQRSGRRLKVVAVSARDRSKDRGVSLEGMTWHDDPLDLVDDDAVDLVVELIGGSEGVAKTLVEKALSAGKPVVTANKALVAHHGTALARLAEANGASLHFEAAVAGGIPVIKALREGLAGNSFARITGILNGTCNYILTTMRETGRDFGDVLAEAQALGYAEADPSFDVDGVDTAHKLALLTALAYGCEVDFNGVYLEGIREIGAVDISFADELGYKIKLLGVAESADGAVFQRVHPCLVDKRAPIAGVDGVFNAVVAEGDFVGTTLFEGRGAGGHPTASAVAGDIIDVARGQALPTFAVPADALKRLPSKPMSEHYGAYYLRLSCLDEPGVIADVTAALRDSGISVESMVQRGRAESDTHSVPVVITTHETLEARMMEALQRIEAMAAVVEKPRLIRIESL
- the glpX gene encoding class II fructose-bisphosphatase, translated to MSEENTWTDRNLALDLVRVTEAAALASSHLMGRGDEKAADQAAVNAMREVLNSLPMDGTVVIGEGERDEAPMLYIGEKVGSGGPEVDIALDPLEGTTITARGDNNALAVIAFAEKGGFLYAPDVYMDKIAVGGGLPDGVVDLDAEPADNLKELAQAKKMRVEDLAVCILDRPRHQDLIDKVRTAGSRIVLIRDGDVSAVMATSRADAPVDIYMGQGGAPEGVLAAAALRCMGGQIQGRLIFKNEEQIARARTMGIEDPDRKYGLHDLAGGNVMFAATGVTDGAMLKGVRLYAGGASTHSIVMRSKTGTSRVIETQHNFDRKTWYGVYV